The following are encoded in a window of Carettochelys insculpta isolate YL-2023 chromosome 30, ASM3395843v1, whole genome shotgun sequence genomic DNA:
- the LOC142003550 gene encoding single-pass membrane and coiled-coil domain-containing protein 3-like, protein MSWSDILYPGNPARREKVVRLHQELLNSMELNFDATNELIGMLNIHWHCGLCPIKMKTSDTIRENCDLLLAAMTSIQGELKAIDEKLRSCLEPDLYRKLHDFQEMDQSKMKILRTATQVASVAIGITAAAIIIKVGLSAVASRVLSNVMMIVARVGTTLGGAVLGAIAGVGIDLIISAILGAIERKDLEEKIRELQEIVDEFKPASKEYSKAIMKVTLLLE, encoded by the coding sequence ATGTCCTGGAGCGATATCCTATACCCAGGCAACCCAGCCAGGCGGGAGAAGGTGGTGCGGTTGCACCAGGAGCTGTTGAACTCCATGGAGCTCAATTTTGATGCCACTAACGAGCTGATTGGCATGTTAAACATACACTGGCACTGCGGGTTGTGCCCCATTAAGATGAAGACGAGCGACACCATCCGGGAGAACTGCGACCTACTCCTGGCAGCGATGACCTCCATCCAAGGTGAGCTGAAAGCCATCGATGAAAAGCTGCGGAGCTGCCTGGAGCCAGACCTCTACAGGAAGCTCCACGACTTCCAGGAGATGGACCAAAGCAAGATGAAGATTCTGAGAACAGCGACCCAAGTGGCGAGCGTAGCGATCGGGATCACAGCTGCTGCGATCATCATCAAGGTGGGTTTATCGGCCGTGGCCAGCAGAGTCCTGAGCAACGTGATGATGATCGTGGCCAGGGTGGGTACCACTCTGGGCGGTGCTGTGCTCGGTGCAATAGCAGGAGTAGGTATCGACTTAATCATCAGTGCCATCCTGGGCGCCATCGAGAGAAAAGACCTGGAGGAGAAGATCCGGGAGCTGCAGGAGATTGTGGACGAGTTCAAGCCAGCCTCCAAGGAGTACAGCAAAGCCATCATGAAGGTCACGCTCCTGCTTGAATAA
- the LOC142003549 gene encoding uncharacterized protein C12orf60-like: protein MLSVFSDRESERERLLRASQALYDALQGCVSATRVLLQILDQHLNTSVSLAPMEGSSSSVRQTLEHLLGAAREIRCTAEQTDRHVQKNTSRNLYARMASPNTSLKEKVAIVQDFHQATMGIFGSVGGPIAAVLLWNARLPERLEAALRQAVASPVLCLPMDALLWSSEDLAKALPAPPTCWGLAGETAAGPPENSLSSHTRVVQTLQDCLPDVLTGRRARDALAAAAEQMEEARQALAPACKCLQLTADTAEVYMALIREQQPGRAREPGQNPVGIAHWAGPAEPW from the coding sequence ATGCTATCTGTGTTCTCCGACAGAGAGAGCGAAAGGGAGAGGCTTCTGCGTGCCAGCCAGGCCCTGTACGACGCCCTGCAAGGATGTGTCTCAGCCACGCGCGTGCTGCTGCAGATCCTCGACCAGCACCTGAACACAAGCGTGTCCCTGGCACCGatggagggcagcagcagcagtgtgaggcAGACCCTGGAGCACCTGCTGGGGGCGGCGCGTGAGATCCGTTGCACGGCAGAGCAGACGGACAGGCACGTGCAGAAGAACACCAGCCGGAATCTGTATGCCCGCATGGCCTCCCCCAACACCTCGCTGAAGGAGAAGGTGGCCATCGTCCAGGACTTCCACCAGGCCACCATGGGGATCTTCGGCAGCGTGGGAGGCCCCATAGCGGCCGTGCTGCTGTGGAACGCCAGACTGCCGGAGCGCCTGGAGGCAGCTCTGCGGCAGGCAGTGGCCTCCCCGGTGCTGTGCCTGCCCATGGATgctctgctctggagcagtgaggACCTCGCCAAGGCCTTGCCCGCTCCTCCCACCTGCTGGGGCTTAGCTGGGGAAACGGCTGCAGGGCcccccgagaacagcctctcctccCACACCAGGGTGGTGCAGACCCTGCAGGACTGCCTGCCCGATGTCCTCACGGGGCGTCGTGCCAGGGATGCTCTGGCAGCAGCCGCCGAGCAAATGGAGGAGGCGCGCCAGGCGCTGGCTCCGGCCTGCAAGTGTCTCCAGCTGACGGCTGACACAGCCGAGGTCTACATGGCCCTGatcagggagcagcagccaggaagggccagggagccaggccagAACCCTGTCGGCATCGCCCATTGGGCTGGGCCGGCAGAGCCCTGGTAA